The Fusarium oxysporum Fo47 chromosome II, complete sequence genome includes a region encoding these proteins:
- a CDS encoding S-adenosyl-L-methionine-dependent methyltransferase, which produces MPKSSDSRRGGARKGPYDKPEARKSIFKYNTNIGQHILKNPGIADMIVAKANLKPTDTVLEIGPGTGVLTTRILEQAKAVKAVELDIRMGAELTKRVQGKPEQQKLEIIMGDFAKLDLPEALPPFDVCISNTPYQISSIIISKLISLPRPPRVSILMVQREFGLRLCARPGDSLYSRLSVNTQFTSKVALIAKVGKNNFSPPPEVESVVVRLEPRPEVPAANIQELDGMLRICFSRKNKTLRASFIDSEELCQRNWITWAAMDPEKVSEQDLQFFRDSEDTIDAHQSVCGIPVSKATLKSFIRSKIEHVLEKTELSEARSAKCDENDFLRLLLAFRENNIYFT; this is translated from the coding sequence ATGCCGAAATCGTCAGATAGCAGGCGCGGCGGTGCCCGCAAGGGGCCATACGATAAGCCTGAAGCTCGGAAGTCAATCTTCAAATACAACACGAATATTGGCCAGCACATCTTGAAGAACCCTGGCATCGCCGATATGATTGTCGCAAAGGCAAACCTCAAACCCACCGACACCGTCCTCGAGATCGGTCCTGGAACCGGCGTCCTCACCACACGCATTCTAGAACAAGCCAAAGCGGTCAAGGCCGTAGAGCTCGACATACGCATGGGAGCCGAGTTAACAAAAAGAGTCCAAGGCAAGCCCGAGCAGCAAAAGTTGGAAATTATCATGGGCGATTTCGCCAAATTGGATCTCCCAGAAGCACTCCCACCCTTCGATGTTTGCATTAGCAATACCCCGTACCAGATTtcgtccatcatcatctccaagctcatctcTCTGCCTCGGCCTCCACGCGTCAGCATTCTTATGGTCCAACGAGAATTTGGACTACGGTTATGCGCTCGACCTGGCGATTCCTTATACTCTCGCCTTTCCGTCAACACACAATTCACCTCCAAAGTCGCCCTGATTGCCAAGGTCGGCAAGAACAACTTCTCGCCGCCACCCGAAGTCGAATCCGTTGTCGTGAGACTTGAGCCACGACCAGAAGTGCCTGCCGCCAACATACAGGAGCTAGACGGCATGTTACGTATCTGTTTCTCgaggaagaacaagactctACGAGCTAGCTTCATTGATTCGGAGGAGCTCTGCCAGCGAAACTGGATCACTTGGGCGGCTATGGATCCCGAAAAAGTCAGCGAGCAAGACTTGCAGTTCTTCCGTGACAGCGAAGACACAATAGACGCTCACCAGTCTGTATGCGGAATTCCCGTTAGCAAGGCCActctcaagagcttcatccGGAGCAAGATTGAGCATGTCCTTGAGAAGACTGAACTCTCTGAAGCACGATCAGCCAAGTGTGACGAAAACGACTTCTTACGACTTCTTTTGGCGTTCCGCGAGAACAACATTTATTTTACATAA
- a CDS encoding S-adenosyl-L-methionine-dependent methyltransferase has protein sequence MVQPSPFLEPGTTTSTGDLAIVLLSRDNLQPITLEQSTGAVDGYLEGATLNTRFGSFPHSTLLGIPWGSQVRASNVDTGSRGRKRRREATDDDTPTTTGPDDNVADVTSKPAKKAVAAASGFIHILRPTPELWTSSLPHRTQVVYTPDYSYILQRIRAVPGTRIIEAGAGSGSFTHASARAVYNGYPKDENDKKGKVFSFEYHEPRYIKMQEEIHEHKLDGVVQLTHRDVYGEGFNVDGKSPQATSVFLDLPAPWEALHHLSRQKPDKLEKESENADTPEWVSPLDPKRSVHICTFSPCIEQVTRTIEELRLLGWKDIDMVEISARRINTIRERVGANLPAERGNVQTPANVKEAMQRLKEINRKTKEFHKVHFKSTDGDDDSSAMDVDTPASNSPKTDANGKAAEDSKPWMHGNLYHRPENDLKTHTSYLTFAVLPREWTEEDEAAAEAKWPCGKEGGVIGSLNRQARKQQTREKLAAKKKQKQENDTQKEGVVEETAEKQ, from the coding sequence ATGGTTCAACCATCTCCTTTCCTGGAGCCAGGAACTACAACTTCCACTGGTGACTTGGCAAttgttcttctttccagAGATAACCTTCAGCCCATTACACTGGAACAGTCGACTGGCGCAGTCGATGGATACCTCGAGGGTGCAACTTTAAACACGCGATTCGGATCTTTCCCTCACTCGACACTTCTTGGTATTCCTTGGGGATCCCAAGTTCGTGCATCAAATGTCGACACCGGCTCAAGAGGGCGAAAGCGCCGCCGCGAAGCGACAGATGATGACACACCGACAACGACTGGCCCAGACGATAATGTAGCAGATGTGACGTCTAAGCCTGCCAAAAAGGCTGTCGCAGCTGCAAGTGGTTTTATCCATATCCTTCGACCGACTCCCGAGCTCTGGACAAGCAGTCTGCCTCATCGAACTCAAGTCGTGTATACTCCCGATTATAGCTACATCCTTCAAAGAATACGAGCAGTTCCCGGTACTCGAATCATTGAAGCTGGAGCCGGCAGTGGAAGCTTTACACATGCCTCTGCGCGTGCTGTGTACAATGGCTACCCCAAGGACGAGAACGATAAGAAGGGAAAGGTTTTCAGTTTTGAATACCACGAGCCTCGATATATTAAGATGCAAGAAGAAATTCACGAGCATAAGCTAGATGGTGTCGTGCAATTGACACATCGCGATGTGTATGGAGAAGGATTCAATGTGGACGGGAAGTCTCCCCAAGCAACATCAGTCTTTCTTGATCTCCCTGCGCCTTGGGAAGCGCTTCATCACCTTTCAAGACAGAAGCCCGATAAGCTAGAGAAGGAAAGCGAGAATGCCGACACCCCTGAATGGGTCTCACCTCTGGACCCCAAAAGAAGTGTTCATATTTGTACCTTCTCTCCTTGTATTGAGCAAGTTACAAGAACAATTGAGGAGCTTCGGCTTCTTGGCTGGAAGGACATTGACATGGTGGAAATCTCAGCTCGACGGATCAACACTATTCGTGAGCGAGTCGGAGCAAATCTTCCTGCGGAAAGGGGCAATGTCCAAACACCAGCCAACGTGAAGGAGGCCATGCAAAGGCTCAAGGAGATCAATCGAAAGACGAAAGAATTCCATAAGGTGCATTTCAAGTCAACGGACGGTGACGACGACTCATCAGCAATGGATGTAGATACCCCTGCCTCAAATTCACCCAAGACCGACGCCAATGgaaaggctgctgaagataGCAAACCATGGATGCATGGCAATCTCTACCATAGACCTGAGAACGATCTCAAGACTCACACGTCATATCTCACCTTCGCTGTTCTGCCTCGAGAGTGGaccgaggaagacgaagcagcagctgaggcGAAGTGGCCATGCGGAAAAGAGGGTGGAGTGATTGGAAGCCTCAACAGGCAGGCTCGCAAGCAACAAACAAGGGAGAAGCtggcagcaaagaagaaacagaagcaGGAGAACGATACCCAGAAAGAGGGAGTGGTCGAGGAGACTGCAGAGAAGCAATAA